The Natranaerobius trueperi DNA window GAGATGTAGATAATGGCCTTATTTTCTGTGGTACTAATGCTTACAGAGCTGAGAAAATAACAACAGTCAAAGACGTTATTAACGAATTAGTAGCAGAGGCTACAAACTATAATAATGTCGTATCAAATTAACTATTAAACCTGCCTACATGGCAGGTTTTTCTATAATTTCAATCGTATTAGAGTTAAACTGGAGGTGTGAACTTTATGACTAATATGCCTAAAAGAACATTAGTTAAGACTGGATTAGATATTAGTCTTTTTAGTCTTGGCGGAGAAGGAAATGTACAAAATGTAAACAACCCAAAACATGCAATATATTATCAATAATGCAATTAATTTAGGAGTTAACTATATTGATACAGCTCCTTCATATGGAAATGGTGGAAGTGAAGAAAATATTGGTGAAGTAATGAAAGAAAGAAGAACTGAGGTTACATTAGCTACAAAATCTAAAGAAAGAACATATGACGGTACTATGCGTTCTTTTGAAGATAGTTTAGAAAGACTTAAAACTGACTTTATAGACATATATCTAGTTCATTCATGATATCAAAGAAATAAGTGATCTAAGACAAGTTTTTTCGTCTAATGGAGCAACTAAAGCTTTTAGAAGAACTTAGGAAGAACTTTGGTTTTTAGTGTGGTTCCATAAAAATGGCGGGGTCTAAGACCCCGCCAAATCAATATTTTAATGGTGGAGCATATCGGACTTGAACCGATGACCTCTTGACTGCCAGTCAAGCGCTCTCCCAACTGAGCTAATGCCCCTCGTAATTACAATAAATAATATACCATAGATTTATAATATTATCAAGGATAATATTTAATTTAACTGGCTTCATTAAGTGCTTCTTCTATTGCTTCAATCAAAGCTTCACTAGTTTTAGTTGCCCCACCTACAACATCTACACCTTCTACCCCTTGTTCTTCAATTACTTCTTTTGGAATACGTTCAAAAGCTGGATCAGATATCCCCTCACTTTCTTCGTGATCGATAATTTCTATATCAGTTATTTCACCGTCTATAATGGTTACTTCCACATAAATATTTCCTCCATATCCTTCTGCTGATGTTTCGTATGTACCATCTTTATATCCCTCATCTAGCGCATCATAGCCACAACTACTTAAACACATTATTAAAACTAGTAATAGACACATTACTGATGACATTAAATCGCCCCCTCATAATATGACATCAGTTAGTATTCCCTAATTTTTTTATTGTTATTAAAAAAGACATCGAAAAATAATTTTTCGATGTCTTATAATAACTATGCTTCATCTAAAGCAGTTTCAATAGCCTCAAGGAGGGCTTCACTTGTAGCTGTCGCACCGGAAATGGTATCTACATCTTCAGTCCCCTGATTTTCAATAACTTCTTCAAGAATACTTTCAAATGCAGGATCTGCGATTCCTTCAGTTTCTTGTTCTTCTAATATTTCGATATCAGCAATCTCACCATCTTCGATTAGCACTTCTAATGTAATGTCGCCCTCATGTCCACTAGCAGTAGCATCATAGGATCCATCAGCAAATTCTCCAACCTTTTCACCATCGGCTTCTGCACCACATCCTACCATAACTAGCATAGCTCCTAGTACAGTGATAAGTAGTATCTTTTTCATTGTTCTCCCCTCCCTTCTCGCAGCATGTTTCAAAATACCTATACAATATAACATTTTACTTTTAGTTAGTAAACACACTAAAATTAAATTTTCACATTAATGTTTGGTAACTCATCGGTAGATGTATTTTGAGTAATATACCAAGAACCATCACTATTTAGTACTGCTAAAAACACTTTTGAGATATCAGTTACACCATATACTTCTAATTCTGTTTTTAACCAGTTTTCGCTTTTTCCTATTAGCTTCAAACTTTTGTCTTCTACAGTTCCATCTAGTACTATAACTAAAGGAAATCCACTATTAATTTTTGTAGATACCGTAGAAATATTAAGATCCTTTTTAGTAGTAGTATCAAATTGACACTTTTTTTTAACACTTAAGTTCCCAGTTGGTTCTAAAACTGCAGAATCAATTTCATTTAAATTAAATATACCTTGTTTTCTAAGCATTGGTAAAACATCATCAACTCTTAACATTAACTTTTTTAAGTTATCTTTCAGTATAACCCCTTCTTGTATTACTACAGTCGGAGAGAAAGTGACCATTCTGTTAAGCCAGGGGGAATGCATTATTCCAATATTAGTTAACCTTAATATCCCCCCTAACAAAATTATAGAAATTAATGTAGGGATATGTGGTATAGAAAGATCCGGTAAGTCAGCACCAGCTATGTTTCCTATGGTAATAGCAATAACAAAATCAAAAACAGATAATTCTCCCATTAATCTTCTACCAATCAGAACCATAAATACCCACAGGAAGAAAACAGTTGTTATACTTCGGACTAATAACTGCCAAAGATCTCCTAGTTCCAATTGATTACCCTCACTTCGTAATAATTGTGATTATTCAACTAATTCAAAGTCAATTTCTTGCTCTCTTTTTGATGCTTTAATTACTTTTACTTTCACCTCATCACCTATTCGAAAAGTCTTACGTGTACGTTCTCCTATTAAAGCAAATTTTTCTTCATCAAAAAGGTAATAATCATCTACTAATGAACTTACATGAATTAATCCTTCTACAAGATTATCTAGTTCTACAAATAATCCAAATGACATTACGGAACTAATTATTCCATTGAATTCTTCACCTATGTAACGTTCCATATACTCAGCCATCTTGTAATCTACTGATTCCCGTTCAGCCTCTGTTGCGTTTTGTTCTTTTAATGAAGTATGATAAGCTATTTCATCCATTTTTTTACTTAATTTTTTCTCTCGTGATTCCTTTAACTCTTTTTTCGTAAGTTTTTCTCGCATCATACGATGAACTATAAGATCTGGATATCGTCTAATAGGTGAAGTGAAATGCGTATAATATTGAAAAGCTAACCCAAAATGTCCTAAACTTTCAGCTGCATATCTAGCTTGTTTCATAGACCTTAACATCATTGTACTGATTGCACGTTCTTCTTTATTGCCTTTAGCTTCTTCTAATAGGTTTTGAAATTTCTTAGGATGTATTTCTTCTTCTTCCTTGATTTCTGGTAAAGTATATCCAAATTTTGATGCAAATTCACGGAAAGTACTTACTTTTTCATCATCAGGTTGTTCATGAACACGGTATATAAATGGAGTGTTTTCATTACAGAAATGCTTAGCTACAACTCTATTAGCCAACAACATAAATTCTTCAATCAACTTTTCAGCTGATCCTCTACCACGTTTTTTAATGTCGACAGGTTTTCCTTCATCATCTAACTCAACCTGTGGTTCATCAAAATCAAAATCTATCGCTCCTGCAGTAAACCTTCTTTCTCTTAGTTTTTCAGATAACTCTTTCATCTCAAATAACATCCAAGCTACATCTGCATATTTTTCTTTGAGCTCTGTGTCACCCACGTAAATCTGATTTACTTCTTGGTATGTCAAGCTATGATCACTTTGAATAACACTAGGAGTAAATCTATAATCAACTACTTCTCCATCTCCTGTAATTTCTATAATAGCACTCATAGTAAGTCGTTCTACATGAGAATTAAGACTACACAAGTTGTTAGAAAGTCTAGTAGGTAACATAGGTATCACCCTATCAACTAAGTAAACACTTGTGCCCCGTTCTCTAGCCTCTTTATCTACAGGAGTTCCCTCTCTGACATAATGACTAACATCTGCTATGTGTACTCCAACTTCTACATTTCCATTATCTAGCTTTTCGAGTGAAACAGCATCATCTAAGTCTTTAGCGTCACCACCATCTATGGTCACTGTCAAAATACTTTGAAGTAGTTCTCGTCCTTCATAATCTTTTGAAGTTATTTCTTCAGACATTTCATTTACTTGATCTATCACTTCTTGTGGATACCCTTCATTTAAGTGATATTTATTAATGATAGATTCTATATCAACACCAGGATCATCAGGATTACCTAAAACTTTTGAAATCTTACCTTCTGGACTTTTCCCCGGTGTATTAGGCCAACGAGTAATTTCAACAACTACCTTATCACCATTTCTAGCTCCTTTATCTTCATTATCATTGATAAAAATATCAGAAAAAAACTTATCTTCATCTGGGATGACAA harbors:
- a CDS encoding FMN-binding protein — translated: MKKILLITVLGAMLVMVGCGAEADGEKVGEFADGSYDATASGHEGDITLEVLIEDGEIADIEILEEQETEGIADPAFESILEEVIENQGTEDVDTISGATATSEALLEAIETALDEA
- a CDS encoding aldo/keto reductase codes for the protein MQYIINNAINLGVNYIDTAPSYGNGGSEENIGEVMKERRTEVTLATKSKERTYDGTMRSFEDSLERLKTDFIDIYLVHS
- a CDS encoding FMN-binding protein yields the protein MSSVMCLLLVLIMCLSSCGYDALDEGYKDGTYETSAEGYGGNIYVEVTIIDGEITDIEIIDHEESEGISDPAFERIPKEVIEEQGVEGVDVVGGATKTSEALIEAIEEALNEAS
- a CDS encoding DUF421 domain-containing protein translates to MELGDLWQLLVRSITTVFFLWVFMVLIGRRLMGELSVFDFVIAITIGNIAGADLPDLSIPHIPTLISIILLGGILRLTNIGIMHSPWLNRMVTFSPTVVIQEGVILKDNLKKLMLRVDDVLPMLRKQGIFNLNEIDSAVLEPTGNLSVKKKCQFDTTTKKDLNISTVSTKINSGFPLVIVLDGTVEDKSLKLIGKSENWLKTELEVYGVTDISKVFLAVLNSDGSWYITQNTSTDELPNINVKI
- the rnr gene encoding ribonuclease R, giving the protein MNFREKIISYMEKDAYKPMNFEELKDVFKVKKPQQVKRFKKIIKKMTKDGQIVKTRYGYYGLPERMNLQIGTIQGHPKGFAFFLPDKPGNPDVFLSPKNLNGALHGDQVMIRVHKEEKLNQKPEGEVVRIISRGISEMVGSYDKNKNFGFVIPDEDKFFSDIFINDNEDKGARNGDKVVVEITRWPNTPGKSPEGKISKVLGNPDDPGVDIESIINKYHLNEGYPQEVIDQVNEMSEEITSKDYEGRELLQSILTVTIDGGDAKDLDDAVSLEKLDNGNVEVGVHIADVSHYVREGTPVDKEARERGTSVYLVDRVIPMLPTRLSNNLCSLNSHVERLTMSAIIEITGDGEVVDYRFTPSVIQSDHSLTYQEVNQIYVGDTELKEKYADVAWMLFEMKELSEKLRERRFTAGAIDFDFDEPQVELDDEGKPVDIKKRGRGSAEKLIEEFMLLANRVVAKHFCNENTPFIYRVHEQPDDEKVSTFREFASKFGYTLPEIKEEEEIHPKKFQNLLEEAKGNKEERAISTMMLRSMKQARYAAESLGHFGLAFQYYTHFTSPIRRYPDLIVHRMMREKLTKKELKESREKKLSKKMDEIAYHTSLKEQNATEAERESVDYKMAEYMERYIGEEFNGIISSVMSFGLFVELDNLVEGLIHVSSLVDDYYLFDEEKFALIGERTRKTFRIGDEVKVKVIKASKREQEIDFELVE